In Fundidesulfovibrio terrae, a genomic segment contains:
- a CDS encoding rhodanese-like domain-containing protein — translation MANTITAKELKCRIESGETLMIYDLRRQADFEADPELLPGAVRMDPAKAGEWAGGLPEDGRAVIYCARGGSISKSTQEALADQGHDVPYLEGGHAAWMNQGKGS, via the coding sequence ATGGCCAATACGATCACAGCCAAAGAACTCAAGTGCAGGATCGAGTCCGGCGAGACGCTTATGATATACGACCTACGCAGGCAGGCTGATTTCGAGGCCGACCCCGAACTCCTGCCTGGCGCGGTCCGGATGGACCCGGCCAAGGCCGGAGAGTGGGCGGGAGGCCTGCCCGAAGATGGGCGGGCCGTGATCTACTGCGCCAGGGGAGGCTCCATAAGCAAATCCACGCAGGAAGCGCTTGCCGACCAGGGGCACGACGTACCCTACCTGGAAGGCGGCCATGCCGCCTGGATGAATCAGGGTAAAGGTAGCTAG
- a CDS encoding YncE family protein, giving the protein MLQPISTRFRNAALIVPAFVFCLALADQAYAQEVFRLEHTIPLPGVTGRIDHMALDGQGKLLFVAALGNNTVEVVDLTLDSRIHSIKELNDPQGVIFVDEFNKLFVANGGNGVCKVFEGGSWNLANTISFPSDADNIRYGPDERKVYAGHGDGALGIIDPNTPRWVGDIQLSGHPESFQLERNGPRIFVNVPTARQVEVVDRIQRKVIAKWGLGDVKDNFTMALDEAGHRLFVGCRNPAKVLIYDTVSGKVVGDIGIAGDVDDLFFDAETMGLYTSCGEGFLQAFAQKDSDHFFLVRNLATAKGARTSFFDSKRKRLFLAVPSHGSQQAEIRVYAVRPWFQKE; this is encoded by the coding sequence ATGCTCCAGCCAATTTCGACAAGGTTTCGGAACGCGGCATTGATCGTTCCCGCGTTCGTATTCTGTCTGGCCTTGGCCGATCAGGCCTATGCCCAAGAGGTGTTTCGGCTTGAGCACACGATTCCCCTGCCGGGCGTGACCGGGCGCATCGACCACATGGCCCTCGACGGCCAAGGAAAGCTCCTCTTCGTGGCCGCCCTGGGCAACAACACGGTTGAGGTCGTCGACCTCACCTTGGACTCGCGCATCCATAGCATCAAGGAGTTGAATGATCCGCAAGGCGTCATCTTCGTGGATGAATTCAATAAGCTATTTGTCGCCAATGGCGGAAACGGTGTGTGCAAGGTCTTTGAGGGGGGCTCCTGGAATCTTGCGAACACCATCTCGTTCCCCAGCGACGCGGACAATATCCGTTATGGCCCCGATGAGCGGAAAGTCTACGCCGGGCATGGGGACGGTGCCTTGGGAATAATCGATCCGAACACCCCTCGCTGGGTAGGGGATATTCAACTCTCGGGACATCCGGAATCATTTCAATTGGAGCGAAACGGCCCGAGAATTTTCGTCAATGTGCCCACCGCCCGCCAGGTGGAGGTGGTGGACCGGATTCAGCGCAAAGTAATCGCCAAATGGGGGTTGGGGGATGTGAAAGACAATTTCACCATGGCGCTTGACGAAGCTGGCCACCGCCTTTTTGTCGGATGTCGCAACCCCGCCAAGGTATTGATCTATGATACGGTGTCCGGAAAAGTCGTCGGGGATATAGGGATTGCTGGAGACGTGGACGATCTTTTCTTCGATGCCGAGACGATGGGTCTTTATACCTCCTGCGGCGAAGGCTTTCTTCAAGCCTTTGCGCAAAAGGACAGCGACCATTTTTTTCTCGTTAGGAATCTGGCAACGGCCAAAGGGGCGCGCACCTCATTTTTCGACTCGAAGCGGAAGCGCCTTTTCCTGGCGGTGCCAAGCCACGGAAGCCAGCAGGCGGAGATACGCGTGTACGCGGTGCGGCCGTGGTTTCAGAAGGAGTAG
- a CDS encoding DUF1259 domain-containing protein has translation MKTLCISIMMLLASALAAFGQSGPWDGVESALGKKGAEAGGVYKVAFPRTDLKVTKAGIPVAPGVALTSWMGFVGSKGKAMVMGDLVLLETEVQPAMAALFSSGIDLTALHNHLLGTSPNVLYLHFSGMGDPAKLAQGLRSALAATGTPSGEAMFVPASAAPDWSAVEKTLGTTGQKRGNLAQFSFPRKEPIQEGGMVIPPAMGMATAINMGVVNGKAEASGDFVLVAEEVNPVAKALVKNGIEVTAVHSHMLRETPRLFFMHFWGVDEPEKLAQGLKAALDAMNSK, from the coding sequence ATGAAAACGCTCTGTATTTCTATCATGATGCTTTTGGCCAGCGCCCTGGCTGCCTTCGGGCAATCAGGCCCCTGGGACGGCGTGGAATCGGCGCTGGGGAAAAAGGGCGCGGAGGCGGGGGGAGTATACAAGGTCGCCTTCCCCAGAACCGACCTCAAGGTCACCAAGGCGGGCATTCCCGTGGCCCCCGGGGTGGCCCTCACCTCCTGGATGGGTTTTGTCGGGAGCAAGGGCAAAGCCATGGTGATGGGCGATCTGGTGCTCCTGGAAACGGAAGTCCAACCGGCCATGGCCGCCCTCTTCTCCTCTGGCATCGATCTCACCGCCCTGCACAACCACCTTCTGGGGACCAGCCCCAACGTCCTCTACCTGCATTTCAGCGGCATGGGAGATCCTGCGAAGCTAGCCCAAGGACTACGCTCTGCCCTAGCCGCGACGGGCACCCCATCGGGCGAAGCCATGTTCGTTCCGGCCAGCGCGGCACCGGATTGGAGCGCTGTTGAGAAAACCCTGGGGACAACGGGTCAGAAGAGGGGCAACTTGGCCCAGTTCAGTTTCCCCCGCAAGGAACCCATCCAGGAGGGCGGAATGGTGATCCCTCCCGCCATGGGCATGGCTACCGCCATCAACATGGGGGTGGTCAACGGCAAGGCTGAAGCATCCGGCGACTTTGTGCTGGTGGCCGAAGAAGTGAACCCTGTGGCCAAGGCCTTGGTGAAAAACGGGATCGAGGTCACGGCTGTTCACAGTCATATGCTTCGGGAGACGCCTCGACTTTTCTTCATGCACTTCTGGGGAGTCGACGAGCCTGAGAAATTGGCCCAGGGCTTGAAAGCCGCCCTGGACGCGATGAACTCCAAGTAA
- the chrA gene encoding chromate efflux transporter → MADTHPPQHVGLWALVAYFLRLGALGFGGPIALAGYMQRDLEPRGWITHEEYLQGLAFSQMMPGPLAAQLAMWIGYIRHGTIGASLIGLVFILPTYLIVLVISVFYVAYQGLPLVQALFYGIGPVVIAIVLLSAIRLAKTTVGKAKAMWVVFAVMAGITVFARAEIAVLFIVAGIIGVILYSPPWKKQDHQGMRTFLFSLGGAPAPAVAMPLLLSLGGFFVVAGAFTFGSGLAIVPFLHQGVVLDHHWLDERQFLDAVAVGIITPGPVVITAAFVGYLVAGFWGSAIAAGGVFLPVYVFVLFMSRYIVRYREHPMLKGFVKGATAAASGAIAGATVILAQGSIVDVPTAIIGLVSALVLWRFKVPEPLLIAVAAVAGVLLHRGV, encoded by the coding sequence ATGGCAGACACCCATCCACCGCAGCATGTCGGGTTGTGGGCGTTGGTGGCCTACTTCCTGCGACTGGGCGCACTGGGTTTCGGCGGCCCCATCGCCTTGGCCGGGTACATGCAAAGAGACTTGGAACCCCGGGGGTGGATAACCCACGAGGAATACCTTCAAGGCTTGGCCTTCTCCCAAATGATGCCCGGCCCCCTGGCAGCCCAGCTGGCCATGTGGATCGGCTACATCAGGCACGGGACGATTGGGGCCTCGCTCATCGGTCTGGTCTTCATCCTCCCGACCTATCTCATCGTCCTGGTCATTTCCGTTTTCTACGTGGCCTACCAGGGACTGCCGCTGGTGCAGGCTCTCTTTTACGGAATCGGCCCCGTGGTCATCGCCATCGTGCTCTTGTCCGCAATCCGGTTGGCCAAAACCACCGTGGGGAAGGCAAAGGCCATGTGGGTGGTGTTCGCCGTGATGGCCGGGATTACGGTATTCGCCCGCGCCGAGATCGCGGTGCTTTTTATCGTGGCGGGCATCATCGGAGTCATCCTGTACTCGCCTCCCTGGAAAAAACAGGACCACCAGGGGATGAGAACTTTCTTGTTTTCCTTGGGAGGTGCGCCTGCTCCAGCAGTGGCCATGCCCCTACTCCTGAGCCTAGGAGGATTCTTCGTGGTGGCCGGTGCTTTCACCTTCGGCAGCGGACTGGCCATCGTACCTTTCCTCCACCAGGGGGTAGTTCTGGATCATCACTGGCTCGACGAGCGCCAGTTCCTGGACGCGGTGGCCGTGGGCATAATCACCCCTGGTCCGGTGGTCATCACCGCCGCATTCGTGGGCTATCTCGTTGCAGGATTCTGGGGTTCCGCCATCGCCGCTGGCGGTGTTTTCCTCCCTGTGTACGTCTTCGTCCTGTTCATGAGCCGATACATCGTCCGCTACCGGGAGCACCCTATGCTGAAGGGGTTCGTGAAGGGGGCCACGGCAGCCGCATCTGGGGCCATAGCCGGGGCCACGGTCATATTGGCCCAAGGCTCCATCGTTGACGTACCTACTGCGATCATCGGCTTAGTGAGCGCGCTTGTTCTGTGGCGCTTCAAAGTACCCGAGCCTCTGCTCATAGCCGTGGCGGCTGTGGCGGGCGTGCTGCTCCATCGAGGTGTCTGA
- a CDS encoding multiheme c-type cytochrome yields MRRTLKLFILTGCLTLLAAGGSLLAQNEPPKQAAKEASKSFLQGTATSSEECGACHQAIYREYATGFGGDINYKEMVYKTKGDKILTMPAATSATPTAHAGARTDPFPVHARDVEAGGKSCNVCHFPKAFNLPDMETLEIGKPEPRPVGEEAGGVTCASCHLTPEGKIRAPHDVSATAPHATVVEPRIHTAVMCAYCHAKGKRVPGMQTNTFYEWREDFHKAQLGSQQCQDCHMPRTTRKVAEDYDVPARPVSRHLWTGGHSEKRVAGALNVTIVQPSAGKTAFEFHIINIGTGHSAPSGSNRRGIYLQAQAVDKAGKVLAEKQWMFAPWYAERPDDKSFLEADKSLPDAISASQADAQGPHEAPVKAGEDRVLTWEPGVKGSEFTVKAKLVYDLNRYNDITFTGDQTIFQTVQMMFKK; encoded by the coding sequence ATGAGGAGGACTCTCAAACTTTTCATTCTTACCGGATGCTTGACCTTGCTCGCAGCAGGGGGGAGCCTCCTGGCCCAAAACGAACCTCCGAAACAGGCCGCCAAAGAGGCCAGCAAAAGTTTCCTCCAAGGCACGGCCACCTCCTCCGAGGAGTGTGGGGCCTGCCACCAGGCTATCTACCGCGAATATGCGACCGGTTTTGGCGGCGACATCAACTACAAGGAAATGGTCTACAAGACCAAGGGCGACAAGATCCTCACCATGCCCGCCGCCACCTCGGCCACTCCGACCGCGCATGCAGGGGCCAGAACCGACCCCTTCCCTGTCCACGCCCGGGACGTTGAGGCAGGCGGCAAGTCCTGCAACGTCTGCCATTTCCCAAAGGCCTTCAACCTGCCGGACATGGAAACTCTGGAGATCGGGAAGCCCGAGCCGAGACCCGTGGGCGAGGAGGCCGGGGGTGTGACCTGCGCCAGTTGCCACCTGACCCCGGAAGGCAAGATCAGAGCTCCTCATGATGTCAGCGCGACCGCTCCCCATGCCACGGTGGTCGAGCCACGCATCCACACCGCAGTCATGTGCGCCTACTGCCATGCCAAAGGAAAGCGCGTGCCTGGCATGCAGACGAACACCTTCTATGAATGGCGTGAGGACTTCCACAAGGCCCAGCTTGGAAGCCAACAATGTCAGGACTGCCACATGCCCAGGACGACGCGGAAAGTGGCCGAGGACTACGACGTGCCCGCGCGGCCCGTGTCCAGGCACTTATGGACCGGGGGCCACTCCGAGAAGCGGGTGGCGGGCGCTCTTAATGTGACCATCGTCCAGCCCTCGGCGGGCAAGACCGCTTTCGAATTCCACATCATCAACATCGGCACCGGCCATTCCGCCCCCTCCGGGTCCAATAGGCGTGGCATCTACCTCCAGGCCCAGGCCGTGGACAAGGCGGGCAAGGTCCTGGCCGAGAAGCAGTGGATGTTCGCCCCCTGGTATGCGGAACGGCCCGACGACAAGTCTTTCCTGGAAGCGGACAAGAGCCTCCCAGACGCCATTTCCGCCTCCCAGGCCGACGCCCAGGGTCCGCACGAAGCCCCGGTAAAAGCCGGTGAAGACCGGGTGCTTACCTGGGAGCCTGGGGTCAAGGGGAGCGAGTTCACAGTGAAGGCCAAGCTGGTGTATGATTTGAACCGCTACAACGACATCACCTTCACCGGCGACCAGACTATCTTCCAGACCGTGCAGATGATGTTCAAGAAGTAG